One Hippoglossus stenolepis isolate QCI-W04-F060 chromosome 9, HSTE1.2, whole genome shotgun sequence genomic region harbors:
- the foxb2 gene encoding forkhead box protein B2, producing the protein MPRPGKNSYSDQKPPYSYISLTAMAIQNSTEKMLPLSDIYKFIMDRFPYYRENTQRWQNSLRHNLSFNDCFIKIPRRPDQPGKGSFWALHPDCGDMFENGSFLRRRKRFKVLRAEHMACKSSPMMHYFHHHHHHHPGGKLGAASGHHEHPAGPASTVGRLPHFQGYGGIACAQPGGFKHPFAIENIIGRDYKGVMASGLPLTSVMHHLGYPVPPQLSSVVNSMWPHVGMLSESMGGVSMPASSEYAPFSVSAKGLYHNANGQTLPAVPVPIKPTPSLGPVPGLTGLQSGPAQLCSPTSAMEKSDLLEGKGNHLHPALLLS; encoded by the coding sequence ATGCCCCGTCCTGGAAAGAACTCATACAGTGACCAGAAGCCCCCTTACTCCTACATATCACTGACAGCGATGGCTATCCAGAACTCAACCGAAAAGATGCTGCCCCTGAGTGACATTTATAAGTTCATCATGGACCGGTTTCCTTATTATCGAGAGAACACCCAGAGGTGGCAGAATTCCCTGCGACACAACCTCTCGTTCAACGACTGCTTCATCAAGATCCCTCGGCGGCCTGATCAACCCGGGAAAGGCAGTTTCTGGGCTCTGCACCCGGACTGCGGTGACATGTTCGAGAATGGCAGCTTTCTGCGGAGACGGAAGCGCTTCAAGGTGCTGCGCGCCGAGCACATGGCCTGCAAGAGCTCCCCGATGATGCATTActttcaccaccaccaccaccaccacccggGCGGCAAGCTGGGCGCAGCGTCCGGCCACCACGAGCACCCAGCCGGGCCAGCGAGCACCGTGGGTCGGCTGCCTCACTTTCAGGGTTACGGGGGCATTGCTTGCGCGCAGCCCGGCGGGTTTAAACACCCGTTCGCCATCGAGAACATAATCGGACGGGACTACAAAGGTGTGATGGCCAGCGGGCTGCCCCTCACCTCTGTCATGCACCACCTGGGTTACCCGGTGCCTCCGCAGCTCAGCAGCGTGGTCAACTCCATGTGGCCGCACGTCGGGATGCTGTCAGAGTCCATGGGTGGCGTGTCCATGCCCGCCTCATCCGAGTACGCGCCCTTCAGCGTGTCAGCAAAGGGCCTGTACCACAACGCCAACGGGCAAACCCTGCCCGCCGTTCCCGTGCCAATAAAACCCACCCCGTCCCTGGGTCCCGTGCCGGGCTTGACCGGGCTGCAGTCCGGCCCGGCACAGCTCTGCTCACCGACCTCAGCAATGGAGAAGAGTGATCTGCTGGAGGGGAAAGGCAACCACTTACACCCGGCTCTCCTGCTGTCCTAA